In Xanthomonas sacchari, a genomic segment contains:
- a CDS encoding hybrid sensor histidine kinase/response regulator: MSVRRRRPVPRPAAFAAALAVAGTLLALPPLALLLPPPWNWLAPLCMAAAAALATLAGCRARQQIERLDAALARAALAESERNALQHDVHARERLEQELLQAKQAAEAAVLAKGEFLATMSHEIRTPLNGIIPMLELIGRGPLGLDQREMLRAASTSSLQLLRIVDDILDYSKLEANRLELEITTFNLRELLDGVLELMQRAAEAKGLRMALQLDPAVRLPVRGDPVRLRQVLSNLLGNAVKFTARGGIDLSVRRLGETPAQHLLRFEVRDTGIGISAERQEHLFQAFTQADASTTRLYGGTGLGLTICKRIVELMGGRIGLASRQGQGATFWFEIPLLKVIGDLRQTPGGLPQLHALLVGADPRLQRRLGVLLPNWGVQMSKVDSTQEALERLRGSSNGSSVHPTYDLVIGDLDGLRQSARALQRAVARLPAPQTTRLIWLYGEADIPEEIRAHGALLPRQAADIDLRSMLALAPATPSLASEAAGDGIDNAEEIYHDAFALDAVAPPAPIRTADAATAVADVPPPRSGYRLLLVEDNPVNLMVARRLLESLGHHADSAEDGAAALAQLQQQPYDLVMMDCQMPVLDGYAATRQWRQREAEAARPRLPIVAMTANAMAGDRQRCLDAGMDDYLSKPIDRARLEACLQRWLPPQPAALPASAAVAPAAFAHPAADAATAIAHGPTVDAFAHAAHVEPQATHYADLHTPDDTAAAASSSAPTPSTASMPSPDHDARQAPPAAPALEQSVASPGATATSTTALASPEADDLEPSSTVPAPVLDIAVLDELREFIGAASVIQIVELFLADAPLLLQRLEQAAATAQTDEIREAAHTLKSSAANLGALALSTAALRIESDVRSGTLDHPVVAVALVIAEFARARLALNGYRASVRDAAEHSAP, from the coding sequence ATGTCCGTCCGTCGACGCCGGCCCGTTCCGCGGCCGGCGGCGTTCGCCGCGGCACTCGCCGTCGCCGGCACCCTGCTGGCGCTGCCGCCGCTGGCGCTGCTCTTGCCGCCGCCGTGGAACTGGCTGGCGCCGCTGTGCATGGCCGCTGCCGCCGCGCTGGCCACCCTCGCCGGCTGCCGCGCGCGGCAGCAGATCGAACGCCTGGATGCGGCGCTGGCGCGCGCGGCGCTGGCCGAGTCCGAACGCAACGCGCTGCAGCACGACGTGCACGCGCGCGAACGGCTGGAACAGGAGTTGCTGCAGGCCAAGCAGGCCGCCGAGGCCGCGGTACTGGCCAAGGGCGAGTTCCTGGCGACGATGAGCCACGAGATCCGCACCCCGCTCAACGGCATCATCCCGATGCTGGAGCTGATCGGGCGCGGCCCGCTCGGCCTGGACCAGCGCGAGATGCTGCGCGCGGCCAGCACGTCCTCGCTGCAGTTGTTGCGCATCGTCGACGACATCCTCGACTACTCCAAGCTGGAAGCGAACCGGCTGGAGCTGGAGATCACCACCTTCAACCTGCGCGAACTGCTCGACGGCGTGCTGGAGCTGATGCAGCGCGCGGCCGAGGCCAAGGGCCTGCGCATGGCGCTGCAGCTGGACCCGGCGGTACGCCTGCCGGTGCGCGGCGATCCGGTGCGCCTGCGCCAGGTGCTGAGCAACCTGCTCGGCAACGCGGTCAAGTTCACCGCGCGCGGCGGCATCGACCTGAGCGTGCGCCGGCTCGGCGAGACCCCGGCGCAGCACCTGCTGCGCTTCGAAGTACGCGATACCGGCATCGGCATCAGCGCCGAGCGCCAGGAACACCTGTTCCAGGCGTTCACGCAAGCCGACGCTTCCACCACCCGCCTGTACGGCGGCACCGGGCTGGGCCTGACCATCTGCAAGCGCATCGTCGAACTGATGGGCGGCCGCATCGGCCTCGCGTCGCGGCAGGGCCAGGGCGCCACGTTCTGGTTCGAGATCCCGCTGCTGAAGGTGATCGGCGACCTGCGACAGACCCCGGGCGGCCTGCCGCAGCTGCATGCGCTGCTGGTCGGCGCCGACCCGCGCCTGCAGCGGCGCCTGGGCGTGCTGCTGCCGAACTGGGGCGTGCAGATGAGCAAGGTCGATTCGACCCAGGAGGCGCTGGAACGGCTGCGCGGCAGCAGCAACGGCAGCAGCGTGCACCCGACCTACGACCTGGTGATCGGCGACCTGGACGGCCTGCGCCAGAGCGCGCGCGCCCTGCAGCGTGCGGTGGCGCGGCTGCCGGCGCCGCAGACCACGCGGCTGATCTGGCTGTACGGCGAAGCGGACATTCCCGAGGAAATCCGCGCGCATGGCGCGCTGCTCCCGCGGCAGGCCGCCGACATCGACCTGCGCAGCATGCTGGCCTTGGCGCCGGCGACCCCGAGCCTGGCCAGCGAGGCCGCTGGCGACGGCATCGACAACGCGGAGGAGATCTACCACGACGCCTTCGCACTGGACGCCGTGGCTCCCCCCGCGCCGATCCGCACCGCGGACGCGGCGACCGCCGTGGCCGACGTCCCACCGCCGCGCAGCGGCTATCGGCTGCTGCTGGTCGAGGACAATCCGGTCAACCTGATGGTGGCGCGGCGGTTGCTGGAATCGCTCGGCCACCACGCCGACAGCGCCGAGGACGGCGCCGCGGCGCTGGCGCAGCTGCAGCAACAGCCGTACGACCTGGTGATGATGGATTGCCAGATGCCGGTGCTGGACGGCTACGCCGCCACGCGGCAGTGGCGCCAGCGCGAGGCCGAGGCGGCCCGCCCACGCCTGCCGATCGTGGCGATGACCGCCAACGCGATGGCCGGCGACCGCCAGCGCTGCCTCGATGCCGGCATGGACGATTACCTGTCCAAGCCGATCGACCGCGCGCGGCTGGAGGCCTGCCTGCAACGCTGGCTGCCGCCGCAGCCGGCGGCCCTGCCGGCCAGCGCGGCGGTCGCACCCGCGGCGTTCGCGCATCCGGCGGCGGACGCGGCGACGGCCATCGCACACGGACCGACGGTGGACGCGTTCGCCCACGCGGCGCACGTCGAACCGCAGGCCACCCACTACGCCGACCTGCACACTCCGGACGACACCGCAGCCGCCGCGTCGTCCAGCGCCCCCACACCCTCGACCGCCTCGATGCCATCGCCCGATCACGACGCACGCCAAGCCCCACCCGCAGCGCCCGCCCTGGAGCAGAGCGTCGCATCGCCCGGCGCCACCGCGACGTCGACCACGGCGCTCGCCTCGCCAGAGGCAGACGATCTGGAGCCTTCATCGACAGTGCCGGCGCCGGTGTTGGACATCGCGGTGCTGGACGAACTGCGCGAGTTCATCGGCGCGGCCAGCGTGATCCAGATCGTCGAGTTGTTTCTGGCCGATGCGCCGCTGTTGCTCCAGCGCCTGGAGCAGGCCGCGGCCACGGCGCAGACCGACGAGATACGCGAGGCCGCGCACACCCTGAAGTCTTCGGCCGCCAACCTCGGCGCGCTGGCGTTGTCGACGGCGGCCTTGCGCATCGAGTCGGACGTGCGCAGCGGCACCCTGGACCATCCCGTGGTCGCGGTGGCCCTGGTGATCGCCGAGTTCGCGCGCGCGCGCCTGGCGCTGAACGGCTACCGCGCCAGCGTGCGCGATGCCGCCGAACACAGCGCGCCCTGA
- the bfr gene encoding bacterioferritin → MKGDSKVIEFLNKVLYNELTAINQYFLHAKMLKNWGLKELAEHEYKESIDEMKHADKLADRILFLEGLPNFQALGKLRIGENPKEILECDLALEREGTVTLRDGIAYAESIQDYVSRQLLADILESEEEHIDWLETQLDLIERIGEPNYLLTKLDD, encoded by the coding sequence ATGAAGGGCGACAGCAAAGTCATCGAGTTCCTCAACAAGGTCCTCTACAACGAGCTGACCGCGATCAACCAGTACTTCCTGCACGCCAAGATGCTGAAGAACTGGGGCCTGAAGGAACTGGCCGAGCATGAGTACAAGGAATCCATCGACGAGATGAAGCACGCCGACAAGCTGGCGGACCGCATCCTGTTCCTCGAGGGGCTTCCCAACTTCCAGGCGCTGGGCAAGCTGCGCATCGGCGAGAACCCGAAGGAAATCCTCGAGTGCGACCTGGCGCTGGAGCGGGAGGGCACCGTCACCCTGCGCGACGGCATCGCCTACGCCGAGTCGATCCAGGACTACGTCAGCCGCCAGTTGCTGGCCGACATCCTGGAGTCGGAGGAAGAGCACATCGACTGGCTGGAAACCCAGCTCGACCTGATCGAGCGCATCGGCGAGCCGAACTACCTGCTGACCAAGCTCGACGACTGA